A single Halobellus ruber DNA region contains:
- a CDS encoding chemotaxis protein CheA: MDEELYQEFVTESEESITRLNNALLELESNPDDEEAIDDIFRQAHTLKGNFGAMGFENASTVAHAVEDLLDAVRQGEIEVTPERMDLVFDGMDEILDILHDIEEHGESGRDPTDLVTEIRAAAEPDGDADVADGTDAAADETDDANSTGAGSGGTGIEEARETAAAVLAPGDPAVADADTLVHARIALDTGEMKGVDGGLFVNGLPEDLAVVGADPGLDAIEEGAFGDDFVLFVADTPVTELEPVLEDLWKVESVALTDVSGVLDGDVAGSDGAGGDGTAGDDAATEATEAADDPADGGDEPADGSPMSAGDVGAATGTVPDSEVDPESASAAVDAVVEAYTDDGDPEDETGREASSPSDAGTEPTPGTDAGAVDGTVGTGDEAPTDGRDGGADVANGSAASEEGDTASDDGGGSDGSESGDPDGSESDAGDESTPSISEVKSVRVDVDQLDDLHSLVEQLVTSRIKLRQAVEAGGSTAGRDSLDELDKISSNLQDTVMDMRLIPLKKVFDKFPRLVRDLAREEDKRVDFSVAGEDIELDRTILDEISDPLMHVLRNAVDHGIEPPAEREAAGKPRTGSVELRAEREHDTVVITVEDDGGGIDADAVRAKAAEEGIRPREELDDLPDEEIYDYIFHPGFSTNDEITDVSGRGVGMDVVKTTVESLDGSVNVDSTLGEGTTVSIRLPVSVAIIKVLFVQADGREFGVPIKYIDEIAKDTRIQRVDGAEVVVHDDTIFPLIRLREALDLGTDSPDRGMTVRIRPSDRQIALRCDDVSRQEEVVVTPLQGPLNGTEGLSGTAVVGDGNVVPILDVNSLAIPDAGKQARRQWTPPEREGAEAEGAAD; this comes from the coding sequence ATGGACGAGGAACTCTACCAGGAATTCGTCACCGAGTCCGAGGAGAGCATCACCCGATTGAACAACGCGCTGCTGGAGCTGGAGTCGAACCCGGACGACGAGGAGGCGATCGACGACATCTTCCGGCAGGCACACACCCTGAAGGGGAACTTCGGGGCGATGGGGTTCGAGAACGCCTCGACGGTGGCCCACGCGGTCGAGGACCTGCTGGATGCGGTCCGGCAGGGCGAGATCGAGGTCACCCCCGAGCGGATGGACCTGGTCTTCGACGGGATGGACGAGATCCTCGACATCCTCCACGACATCGAGGAACACGGCGAGTCCGGGCGGGACCCCACCGACCTCGTGACCGAGATCAGAGCGGCCGCCGAACCGGACGGCGACGCCGACGTCGCAGACGGGACGGACGCCGCGGCGGACGAAACTGACGACGCGAACAGCACCGGCGCGGGGAGCGGCGGGACGGGAATCGAGGAAGCCCGGGAGACGGCCGCCGCGGTGCTGGCTCCCGGCGACCCCGCGGTCGCGGACGCCGACACCCTCGTCCACGCGCGGATCGCACTCGACACCGGGGAGATGAAAGGCGTCGACGGCGGCCTGTTCGTCAACGGGCTGCCGGAGGACCTCGCGGTGGTCGGCGCGGACCCGGGGTTGGACGCGATCGAGGAGGGCGCGTTCGGGGACGACTTCGTGCTCTTCGTCGCCGACACGCCCGTCACCGAACTGGAGCCGGTTCTCGAGGACCTCTGGAAGGTCGAGTCGGTGGCACTGACCGACGTGAGCGGGGTTCTCGACGGCGACGTTGCGGGGTCGGACGGTGCGGGTGGCGACGGAACCGCAGGTGACGACGCCGCGACGGAGGCGACCGAAGCAGCGGACGACCCCGCCGACGGCGGGGACGAACCGGCGGATGGGAGTCCGATGTCGGCCGGCGACGTCGGGGCCGCCACCGGAACCGTGCCCGACAGCGAGGTCGATCCGGAGTCCGCGTCGGCGGCGGTCGACGCGGTGGTCGAAGCGTACACTGACGACGGCGACCCCGAGGACGAAACCGGAAGGGAGGCGTCGTCGCCGTCCGACGCCGGAACCGAACCGACCCCAGGCACCGACGCCGGGGCGGTCGACGGCACCGTCGGGACCGGTGACGAAGCGCCAACGGACGGGCGGGACGGCGGAGCCGACGTCGCGAACGGGTCCGCGGCGTCCGAGGAGGGCGACACGGCGAGCGACGACGGAGGCGGATCCGACGGGTCGGAGAGCGGGGACCCTGACGGATCGGAGAGCGACGCCGGCGACGAGTCGACCCCGTCGATCTCGGAGGTGAAATCCGTCCGGGTCGACGTCGATCAACTCGACGACCTCCACAGCCTCGTCGAACAGCTCGTCACCAGCCGGATCAAGCTCCGGCAGGCCGTCGAGGCCGGCGGTTCCACCGCGGGGCGGGACAGCTTAGACGAGCTCGACAAGATCTCCTCGAACCTCCAGGACACCGTGATGGATATGCGGCTGATCCCGTTGAAGAAGGTGTTCGACAAGTTCCCCCGGCTGGTTCGGGACCTCGCCCGCGAGGAGGACAAACGCGTCGACTTCTCGGTGGCGGGCGAGGACATCGAACTCGACCGGACGATCCTCGACGAGATCTCCGACCCGCTGATGCACGTGCTCCGGAACGCGGTCGACCACGGGATCGAGCCGCCCGCGGAGCGCGAGGCGGCGGGCAAACCCCGGACCGGGTCGGTCGAACTCCGGGCCGAGCGCGAACACGACACCGTCGTGATCACCGTCGAGGACGACGGCGGCGGGATCGACGCCGATGCGGTCCGAGCGAAGGCCGCCGAGGAGGGGATCCGCCCCCGCGAGGAACTCGACGACCTCCCCGACGAGGAGATCTACGACTACATCTTCCACCCGGGGTTTTCCACCAACGACGAGATCACCGACGTCAGCGGCCGCGGCGTCGGGATGGACGTGGTCAAGACCACCGTCGAGTCGCTGGACGGCTCCGTGAACGTCGACAGCACCCTCGGCGAGGGGACCACGGTCTCGATCCGGCTGCCCGTCTCGGTGGCGATCATCAAGGTCCTGTTCGTCCAGGCCGACGGCCGGGAGTTCGGGGTCCCGATCAAGTACATCGACGAGATCGCGAAGGACACCCGGATCCAGCGGGTCGACGGCGCGGAGGTCGTCGTCCACGACGACACCATCTTCCCGTTGATCCGGCTCCGGGAGGCGCTCGACCTGGGAACCGACAGCCCCGACCGCGGGATGACGGTCCGGATCCGGCCCAGCGACCGGCAGATCGCGCTCCGGTGTGACGACGTCTCCCGGCAGGAGGAGGTGGTCGTCACGCCGCTGCAGGGTCCACTTAACGGAACCGAGGGGCTCTCCGGAACCGCGGTCGTCGGCGACGGCAACGTCGTGCCGATCCTCGACGTGAACTCCCTTGCGATCCCGGACGCGGGGAAACAGGCCCGGCGGCAGTGGACGCCGCCCGAACGCGAGGGCGCGGAAGCGGAGGGAGCGGCCGACTGA
- the cheB gene encoding chemotaxis-specific protein-glutamate methyltransferase CheB gives MSATAGSGGDGTTRAVVVDDSRFMRTLIRGLLEDGGIDVVGEAGDGSDALDAVIEHDPDVVTMDIEMPTTNGIQAVEEIMAERPTPVLMLSAHAEENADVTFEALDRGAVDFVTKPGGEVTSSMPRVKRELVEKVESAARADLSATARMASTGTDEGGASTVPVEGGTGAATTAGGAGATRRAGAPEREPGGSATPAAESAPGAEPSYPEVGTLVVGASTGGPNVVECVLADLPRAANLRVLVVQHMPEGFTGRFATRLDGRSAYDVREAESGERIEPGEARVAPGDHHLVTTSDRNGRLRLDLTETEPVHGVRPAIDITMASAVESVEGPLCAALLTGMGRDGVDGIRRVASAGGHTVAQDEETSAIFGMPRRAIESGYVDAVEPAEGIAERALAFFTED, from the coding sequence ATGAGCGCGACCGCCGGCTCCGGCGGCGACGGGACGACCCGGGCAGTCGTCGTCGACGACTCCCGGTTTATGCGGACGCTGATCCGCGGCCTCCTGGAGGACGGCGGCATCGACGTCGTGGGGGAGGCCGGCGACGGATCGGACGCGCTCGATGCGGTGATCGAGCACGACCCCGACGTGGTGACGATGGACATCGAGATGCCGACGACCAACGGCATCCAGGCTGTCGAGGAGATCATGGCCGAGCGTCCGACGCCCGTCCTGATGCTGTCGGCCCACGCCGAGGAGAACGCCGACGTGACCTTCGAGGCCTTAGATCGCGGCGCGGTCGACTTCGTCACCAAGCCGGGCGGGGAGGTCACCTCCTCGATGCCGCGGGTGAAGCGCGAACTGGTCGAGAAAGTCGAATCGGCCGCGCGGGCCGACCTGTCGGCGACGGCCCGGATGGCGTCGACCGGCACCGACGAGGGGGGCGCGTCGACGGTTCCGGTCGAGGGCGGTACCGGCGCGGCCACGACCGCGGGCGGAGCGGGAGCGACGCGCCGGGCGGGCGCCCCCGAGAGGGAGCCCGGCGGGTCCGCTACGCCGGCCGCTGAGTCGGCTCCGGGGGCCGAACCGAGCTATCCCGAGGTGGGGACGCTCGTGGTCGGCGCGTCGACCGGCGGTCCCAACGTGGTCGAGTGCGTCCTCGCGGACCTTCCCCGGGCGGCGAACCTTCGAGTGCTGGTCGTCCAGCACATGCCCGAGGGGTTCACCGGTCGCTTCGCGACCCGCCTCGACGGCCGGTCCGCCTACGATGTCCGGGAGGCCGAATCCGGCGAGCGGATCGAGCCCGGGGAGGCGCGGGTCGCCCCCGGCGACCACCATCTCGTGACCACCAGCGACCGGAACGGGCGGCTCCGCCTGGACCTGACGGAGACCGAGCCGGTCCACGGGGTGCGTCCCGCGATCGACATCACGATGGCGTCGGCCGTCGAGAGCGTCGAGGGGCCGCTGTGTGCGGCGCTGCTAACCGGGATGGGGCGCGACGGCGTCGACGGCATCCGGCGCGTAGCCAGCGCCGGCGGACACACGGTTGCACAGGACGAGGAGACGTCGGCGATCTTCGGGATGCCGCGCCGGGCCATCGAGTCGGGCTACGTCGACGCGGTCGAACCGGCCGAGGGGATCGCCGAGCGGGCACTTGCGTTCTTTACGGAGGACTAA
- a CDS encoding chemotaxis protein CheW: MSNQQPTAAAAPRSAAADDGEETAREIQVLEFELGGETYCVDIDYVSEIVDRGSVTPVPNAPEFVEGVMDLRGRTTSIVDPKTLLNVDADAEARRIVIFDAESFEDDAAVGWLVDAVHQVDRVSMADVEDPPMDRGEFIKGIVRREEDLVVWVTPTKTVGSSA; encoded by the coding sequence ATGTCGAACCAACAACCCACGGCGGCGGCCGCCCCGAGGTCAGCCGCCGCAGACGACGGCGAGGAGACCGCCCGCGAGATACAGGTACTGGAGTTCGAGTTGGGAGGCGAGACCTACTGCGTCGACATCGACTATGTCTCGGAGATCGTCGATCGGGGGTCGGTCACGCCGGTGCCGAACGCCCCCGAGTTCGTGGAGGGCGTGATGGACCTCCGCGGCCGCACCACCTCCATCGTCGACCCGAAGACGCTTCTGAACGTCGACGCCGACGCAGAGGCCCGGCGGATCGTGATCTTCGACGCCGAGAGCTTCGAGGACGACGCCGCGGTCGGGTGGCTGGTCGACGCGGTCCACCAGGTCGACCGCGTCTCGATGGCCGACGTCGAGGACCCGCCGATGGACCGCGGGGAGTTCATCAAGGGGATCGTTCGCCGCGAGGAGGACCTCGTGGTGTGGGTCACCCCGACGAAGACCGTCGGGTCCTCGGCGTGA
- the thyA gene encoding thymidylate synthase gives MRQYLDLVTDILESGTYKPNRTGVDTIAAFSRHYTVDLGRGFPLLTTKDLSGARWNSLLHELVWYLSGDEHVRELREETGIWDAWADENGNLDTAYGRFWRRFPVPEEGLPGESWPAEDHRWRNDEGTFDQIAYALDQLRENPNSRRIVISAWHPANAAVSTLPPCHYTFVLNVQGDDLNVHLTQRSGDVALGIPFNIAAYSLLATAIAGRTGFEPGTFAHTIVDAHVYCGAGRRGEWYADNLDALQSRLAGVDDPAEYREVREWLESAAPPEPEGHERDDHVPGLLEQSAREPRERPEIEVADVPLDDLTVDDIELSGYDPAPGIRFGVAE, from the coding sequence ATGCGCCAGTATCTCGATCTCGTCACCGACATCCTCGAATCCGGCACGTACAAGCCGAACCGGACGGGCGTGGACACGATCGCTGCGTTCAGCCGCCACTACACCGTCGACCTCGGGAGGGGGTTCCCGCTTCTCACCACCAAGGACCTCTCGGGGGCCCGGTGGAACTCGCTGCTCCACGAACTCGTGTGGTACCTCTCCGGCGACGAACACGTCCGGGAACTCCGCGAGGAGACCGGGATCTGGGACGCGTGGGCCGACGAAAACGGGAACTTAGACACCGCGTACGGCCGCTTCTGGCGGCGATTTCCCGTGCCCGAGGAGGGGCTGCCCGGCGAGTCGTGGCCCGCCGAGGACCACCGGTGGCGCAACGACGAGGGCACCTTCGACCAGATCGCGTACGCCTTAGACCAACTCCGCGAGAACCCAAACTCCCGGCGGATCGTCATCAGCGCGTGGCATCCAGCCAACGCCGCGGTGTCGACGCTCCCGCCGTGTCACTACACCTTCGTGTTGAACGTCCAGGGCGACGACCTGAACGTCCACCTCACGCAGCGCTCCGGCGACGTCGCCCTGGGGATCCCGTTCAACATCGCGGCGTACTCGCTTCTGGCGACCGCGATCGCGGGACGGACCGGGTTCGAGCCGGGCACGTTCGCGCACACGATCGTCGACGCGCACGTCTACTGCGGCGCGGGCCGGCGAGGGGAGTGGTACGCCGACAACCTCGACGCGTTGCAGTCGCGGCTCGCCGGCGTCGACGATCCCGCGGAGTACCGCGAGGTTCGCGAGTGGCTGGAGTCGGCCGCGCCGCCCGAACCCGAGGGCCACGAGCGCGACGACCACGTGCCCGGCCTTCTGGAACAGTCCGCGCGTGAGCCCCGGGAGCGCCCCGAGATCGAGGTCGCAGATGTCCCGCTCGACGACCTCACGGTGGATGACATCGAGCTCTCGGGGTACGATCCGGCCCCCGGCATCCGGTTCGGGGTGGCGGAGTGA
- a CDS encoding dihydrofolate reductase, with protein MTDAGAAEEGEDGDDVEIALIAAVADNRVIGRDGEMPWHFAEDLEYFKRTTTGHPVIVGRRTYETVVSALGEPFPGRTSVVLTTQSLELPDGAVVANSVDEAIDLAAADARARGVDTAYVAGGGRVYEQFLPHASRLVLTEIHEGYEGDTRFPAFEDDAWVEVERDERAAFDFVTYERCRE; from the coding sequence GTGACGGACGCGGGCGCCGCAGAGGAGGGGGAAGACGGCGACGACGTCGAGATCGCCCTGATCGCAGCCGTCGCCGACAACCGGGTGATCGGCCGCGACGGGGAGATGCCGTGGCACTTCGCCGAGGACCTCGAATACTTCAAGCGAACCACCACCGGCCACCCCGTGATCGTGGGTCGGCGGACCTACGAGACGGTGGTTTCGGCGCTCGGAGAGCCGTTCCCGGGGCGGACCAGCGTCGTGCTCACGACGCAGTCGCTCGAACTGCCCGACGGTGCGGTGGTGGCGAACTCGGTCGACGAGGCGATCGACCTCGCTGCGGCGGATGCGAGAGCGCGCGGCGTCGACACCGCGTACGTCGCGGGCGGCGGCCGGGTGTACGAGCAGTTCCTCCCGCACGCGAGCCGGCTGGTGTTGACGGAGATCCACGAGGGCTACGAGGGCGACACCCGCTTTCCGGCGTTCGAGGACGACGCGTGGGTCGAGGTCGAGCGCGACGAGCGGGCGGCGTTCGATTTCGTGACGTACGAACGGTGCCGTGAGTGA
- the psmA gene encoding archaeal proteasome endopeptidase complex subunit alpha: MNRNDQQAYDRGTSLFSPDGRIYQVEYAREAVKRGAPSLGVRTAEGVVLAAQRRTSSSLMEGDSIEKLHKLDDFLGAASAGHVADARRLIDGARTAAQRNRLRYGEPVGVETLTKTLSDEIQETTQIGGTRPFGAALLVAGMEGTDSAPRLFQTDPSGAPQEWRAVAIGSGRDDIQEFLEAEWAEELTLDEGVELAVRALLETDDELDAASVSVATITADGYRPVPESDLEPLIEEHAPADDDADDGE; encoded by the coding sequence ATGAACCGAAACGATCAGCAGGCGTACGACCGGGGCACGTCGCTTTTCTCCCCGGACGGCCGGATCTACCAGGTCGAGTACGCCCGCGAGGCGGTCAAACGCGGCGCGCCGAGCCTCGGCGTCCGGACGGCCGAGGGCGTCGTCCTCGCCGCACAGCGCCGTACCAGCTCCTCCCTGATGGAGGGCGACAGCATCGAGAAGCTCCACAAACTCGACGACTTCCTGGGTGCGGCGTCGGCGGGCCACGTCGCCGACGCCCGGCGGCTGATCGACGGCGCCCGGACCGCCGCCCAGCGGAACCGACTGCGGTACGGCGAGCCCGTCGGCGTCGAGACGCTGACGAAGACCCTCTCCGACGAGATCCAGGAGACGACCCAGATCGGCGGCACGCGGCCGTTCGGCGCCGCGCTGCTCGTCGCGGGGATGGAGGGGACCGACTCGGCGCCGCGGCTCTTCCAGACCGACCCCTCGGGCGCGCCGCAGGAGTGGCGGGCCGTGGCGATCGGCTCCGGCCGCGACGACATCCAGGAGTTCCTCGAAGCCGAGTGGGCCGAGGAACTCACGCTCGACGAGGGAGTTGAGCTCGCGGTGCGGGCGCTGCTCGAAACCGACGACGAGCTCGACGCGGCGAGCGTGAGCGTTGCGACGATCACCGCAGACGGGTACCGGCCGGTGCCCGAGAGCGACCTCGAACCCCTGATCGAGGAGCACGCACCGGCCGACGACGACGCCGACGACGGGGAGTAG
- a CDS encoding DUF3592 domain-containing protein: protein MTDSSDLDIDGPDTLRGAMILLVLGLGVTGYGAYDYVQQSDAIRNAVEVDGTITEVGVDTQSSVSGQSGGDVRYEPRVKFTYEHQGTTYTGTHVYPADISPEYDQRSKAESVVAEYEEGASVTIYVDSTDPSHAFLENKTSNQPLMIAGIGAIVSVFGAASTLKKYRNG, encoded by the coding sequence ATGACTGATAGTTCCGACCTCGATATCGACGGTCCGGATACGCTCCGTGGTGCGATGATTCTCCTCGTGTTGGGGCTCGGCGTGACTGGCTACGGTGCGTACGATTACGTCCAGCAATCCGATGCGATACGGAACGCGGTCGAAGTGGACGGGACGATCACCGAGGTGGGTGTCGACACGCAAAGTTCCGTGAGTGGACAATCGGGAGGGGATGTCCGGTACGAACCCCGCGTCAAGTTCACGTACGAGCATCAGGGAACCACGTATACAGGGACACACGTCTATCCGGCAGACATTTCCCCTGAATACGACCAACGGTCGAAAGCCGAGTCAGTGGTTGCCGAGTACGAAGAAGGCGCATCCGTTACCATCTACGTTGACTCGACGGACCCGAGTCACGCGTTCCTGGAGAATAAAACGTCAAACCAGCCGCTAATGATCGCTGGAATCGGGGCTATTGTCTCAGTTTTCGGCGCGGCATCGACTCTGAAGAAATATCGGAACGGGTGA